In the genome of Carettochelys insculpta isolate YL-2023 chromosome 17, ASM3395843v1, whole genome shotgun sequence, the window CCTGGGGCAATGGAGAAGCcgggggggggcatggggctgcaggtgcaggaagggggcagCTCCGGGGTCCCCCCAGGACCCCTGTGATACTGCCTGACTCGGGCTTTGGAGGGGGCGCGCTCCGGGCAGGCCTTGTCCTGTCCCCCGGGGGCACAAAGCTTGTGGGGGCCCAGAGCAGCGCCAGCTCCGAGtcgagcggggcggggcggggcggggcctgtCCTGGCGGGCGGCGCCAGGCTGCTGCAATCCGCCCGCGGGTTGAGTAACGCGGCCGGGGTGGCGCAATCCCGCTCGGCGGGGCCGGTGGCGAGCGCGCCGCGCCGGTGTCATCAGGGGCGGGCCCCGGGGCTGCTGCAATCCGCAGCGAGCAGCGCGTCAGCCGGCCCCGGGGAGCCGAGCGCGCACAAAGGCCGGGGCGGGCTCCGGGCGAAGCCGCGGCCCGACACCCCGGCGCGCCCGCTGGAGCGGAGCTGGCCGCGACCATGGGGGATCCGGGCGCCTGAGACTCGGGGCAGAACCGCGCCGGGGCCGGCCGCCGCCACCCCCCCAAGGTacagcgctgcccccgccccgggaTCGCAGCCCgcgggggccgggagccaggcgCGTAGGGCGGCTcggggggcccggcccggcccggcggggggcgggagcgGAGACAAAGCGCGGGGGTCTGCAGGTCACCCCTCCCGCGCCTGCCACACTCACCGCTGCTGTTACCCGGGCGGGGACACGCTCACCCTTCCTTGTGCTACCCTGTGACACACTCGTGATACGGACACACACTCACCCTTCCTTGTGCTACCCCGTGAGACGGACACACGCTCACCCTTCCTTGTGCTACCCTGTGACACACTCGTGATACGGACACACATTCACCCTTCCTTGTGCTACCCCGTGACACGGACACACACTCACCCTTCCTTGTGCTGCCCTGTGACACACTCGTGACACGGACACACGCTCACCCTTCCTTGTGCTACCCTGTAACACACTCGTGACATGGACACACGCTCACCCTTCCTTGTGCTGCCCTGTGACACGGACACACACTCACCCTTCCTTGTGCTACCCCGTGACAGGGACACACACTCACCCTTCCTTGTGCTACCCCATGACACGGACACACACTCACCCTTCCTTGTGCTGCCGTGACACACTCATGACACGGACACACACTCACCCTTCCTTGTGCTACCCCGTGAGACGGACACACGCTCACCCTTCCTTGTGCTACCCTGTGACACACTCGTGATACGGACACACATTCACCCTTCCTTGTGCTACCCCGTGAGACGGACACACGCTCACCCTTCCTTGTGCTACCCTGTGACACACTCGTGATACGGACACACATTCACCCTTCCTTGTGCTACCCCGTGACACGGACACACACTCACCCTTCCTTGTGCTGCCCTGTGACACACTCGTGACACGGACACACGCTCACCCTTCCTTGTGCTACCCTGTAACACACTCGTGACATGGACACACGCTCACCCTTCCTTGTGCTGCCCTGTGACACGGACACACTCACCCTTCCTTGTGCTACCCCGTGACAGGGACACACTCACCCTTCCTTGTGCTACCCCATGACACACTCATGACACGGACACACACTCACCCTTCCTTGTGCTACCCCATGACACGGACGCACACTCACCCTTGTGCTACCCTGTGACACACTTGTGACATGGACACACACTCACCCTTCCTTGTGCTgccctgtgacacacacacacactcacccttcCTTGTGCTACCCTGTGACATGGACACACACTCACCTCTCCTTGTGCTACCCTGTAACACACTCGTGACAcggacacgcacacacactcacccTTCCTTGTGCTACCCTGTAACACACTCATGACACggacatgcacacacactcacccaTCCTCGTGCTACCCTGTAACACAGTTGGCACTGTTATTACCAGATGAGACATGCGTTCATCATGACACACTCTCCCCGCTATTGCACTCTGAGGCAGTGACATTACATCATCAGATGTGAATGCTCACACACATCCTCATCCGACACGGCCCCGCTGGCACAGCCTGCCTGGAGCCTGAGCTGCTCTGGACAGGCAGCCGTTGGTGGGTGGCCAGGTCTGATAAGGATACGTCTCCATCCGTCATCTGGGGATGAACTCGTGCCTAACGCAGGGCTTTCCTGCTTGCTCGGTAATAATGGGAGTTAACCAGAAGCAGCTGTTCTGAGCTGCCTAGCAGGTTGGCACAAATTTCCACCCCAGCGCAGCGGCAGGTGCTTTCGCCCAGGGTGCGTGGACTCTCGGCcggaaggagggagaggaatcCTGGAGCAGGGATTCCCTGGTTTTCCTTTAAGTCGCTCGTTTTGCTTTGCAACTGCAGCGTGCTGTAACGGCTTCATCTCTTTGTTCTGCAGATGAGCCTAAACGCTCAGGGAGTCCCTGGAGAGTGTCTGCTGCAGAAGAAACGGCTGGACTTGGAGGATACCCCTGACTCGGAGGCCCCAAAGCCCAAGCGCCCCCGGTGGAGTCCAGCGTTGGGGCTCACGCCATGCCTGCAGCCCCTTGCACAGTCCCCTTGTGCTGTGGACCAGGACTCCAGGGTTTTGCAGATTGGACCGTACATCCTTTTGGAGCCCCGGGAAGGGGGTTGCTCCTACAGGGCTGTGCACCGGCACACAGAGGCAGAGTACAGCTGCAAGGTACAGCAGGTTTCTGGTGTGAGGGGGCCtgtctctgccccccccaccccccagatcaGAGCCTGATGACAGCGGAGGTTAAGTGCCGTGGCACTCAGATTGGGCTGGGGAAGTGCCACGGCACTTCCTGTGCTGGTGGAGACTCCTGCTGTGCTGAGCTCCTTGGGGCacctctctggggcaccctgtgccctgctctgggaGGGCACCTGCGTCAGCTCCTTGAGCACTGGCTTTTCTGACCGGCAAAGGCGCAGGTGGGTTTGGGGGCTCTTGCTGTACAGAAAGCATTGGCAAGGAGTTTGTGGGGGAAAttccatccccagctgccccctgcacccccaccccaatgtATCACCTCCACCTTCCAGCCAGGGACAGACTTGGACTTGcaagtagagtcctgcacctggggcggaagaatcccaagcagtgttacaggctggggactggctggttaagcagcagtatagcggaaagggacctaggggttacggtggatgagaggctggatatgagtaagcagtgtgcccttgtagccaaaaaggctaacggcatactagggtgcattaggagcagcactgagagcagatctagagaagtggttgttcccctctattcggcactggtgaggccacatctggaatattgtgtccagttttgggccccccagtataaaaagggtgtggatgtgctggagcaggttcagcgaagggcaacaaaaataatgaaggggctggagcacaagacctatgaggagaggctgagggatttgggcttgtttagtttacagaagagaagactgaggggtgatttaatagcagccttcaacttcctgcaggggggtctaaagaggatggagagaggctgttctcagtggtgacaggtggcagaacaaggagcaatggtctgaagttacagagggagaggtgtaggttggatattaggaaaaactatttcaccaggcgggtggggaagcattggaatgtgttacctagagaggtggtggaatctccatccctggaggtttttaagtcccggcttgacaaggtcctggctgggatgacttagttggggctgatcctgcttgaagcagggggctggactagatgacctcctgaggtcccttccagccctaggagtctgatTCCTCCAGCCAATGGGAAGGACCTGTGGGTGagggggttggggtaggggggTGCAGACCTGCACTGGGGCTCCTGTGCCCCCTTCCCGGGTCCCTTGCTCCTCACGGTCCTCTGAAGCAGTGCTGCCCCCTGGTGGCTGCACTGGGAGCCGTGAATCAGGCTGTTCCCCTGGCGCACAAGTGTGAGttgtgctgctgcccagctgagagcCTGGGCCCCGTGCGGCACCAGGGCTGTGTACAGGAGGGTGggattgccctggggcctgggcctggcccagctgcaccatcCCCTTGCTGCTCTTCCCGGGGGGTTCCTCCTTACCCCAGCGTCGTTCCTCTTCTAGGTCTATCcggccaggagctgcctggtgACCCTGGCTCCCTACGGGcgcctctcaccccaccccaacgtGGCGCAGGTCGCCGAGGTGCTCCACGGGGACCGGAGCATCTACATCTTCTTTCCGCCCGCACATGGCGACATGCACAGCTACGTGCGACACTGTAAGCGCCTGCCCGAGGGGGAGGCCGCCGTGCTTTTCAGGCAGATGGCCGAGGCGGTCGCCCACTGCCACGACCACGGGGTCGTCCTTCGAGACCTCAAACTCCGCAAGTTTGTCTTCGTGGATCGGGAGAGGTGAGGGCTGCAGCCAGGTTCCCCCTTCAGCAGCAGAGGCCGTGCAGTGGGTGTGATGGGTAGGGCCCTGTGCTGGCGGAAAGGACAGTCTGCGCATGCAGGTGGCCAGGGACAGACCCTgtgagctgcagggctgtgatCCCAGGAGCCTCTGCAGACAACAGAGCCTGGACTTCCTCCAGTGGATGGGCAGGGGCAGACCTGCACggaggctggcagctcctcctggcagcGAGGCTGTCTCCCGGCTGGGGTTGTGCAGCCCAGATGGTGCTGGGTTTGAGGGCAGTTCAGCTGCACCGCCAgcatgggctgctggccagcgttccctggaagctgagcacttgggcagtcacccaggagagattcaggtgctcctCAGCtcgttagcagagcgcccacaatcggcagcctgtgtgtctattggtggtgcacttctgcacatgcctcggtgcgcagaacaaaatttattctgtacaagGATGGAAAAAGTTTGAGGGAACTCCGCTGCCGGCGCAGGGCACCGGCTCCTGGGCGCGACCGGGTAAAGcccctctctgctggctgcagtggctcttgagagcagagccctgcagatctCCGGGTCACATAGCCTGTCCGCAGATAGACATTGATGTCCAAGCAGAGCTGTGCTGATggggagcaggactcctgggtccagTGTATGGGAGCCCAGTGCCGTGGTCCTTGTCAGTCCAACGGCTGTGCAGAGTCCAGCCAAAGCTCTGGGACAAGCTCTCcattcctggggctggcagcctggctgggacacAGATGGTCTGAGCCCAGGGGAGGAGCAAGACAGCCCTTTATCAGTGCTCCTAGAGGGTGGGGTTCCTGAGCCCATTTGAGACCTGTTTCTCTAGCCAGGCTAAGTCCATGTGCCCCCTGCGTGGTGCAGGTGGCCTTGGGGTTGGTGTCCTCTGAGTCACTGATCCCACCTGCGTGGCCAAGAGCTGAGAGAGACCCCGAGAAGAGCTCAGGGTTGTTCTGCCTTCAGCTTTCGCTCGGGGGCCAGTTCTCTGCGTAGCTCTGAAGAGATCTGCTCATGCAGCAGGGAACTGAAACCTCTGTGCTCTGTCAGGGCTGCTGGCTTGGATCTCAGGCCTCTGCCAGGGCACCTTGCTCCTGGCCCCCTCTCGGTCATGTAGGGAGTTAGTTTCCCACCTTGTTTTCTGGGGTGGTCGTATTGTCTTGTGCTCCGAG includes:
- the TRIB3 gene encoding tribbles homolog 3, with translation MSLNAQGVPGECLLQKKRLDLEDTPDSEAPKPKRPRWSPALGLTPCLQPLAQSPCAVDQDSRVLQIGPYILLEPREGGCSYRAVHRHTEAEYSCKVYPARSCLVTLAPYGRLSPHPNVAQVAEVLHGDRSIYIFFPPAHGDMHSYVRHCKRLPEGEAAVLFRQMAEAVAHCHDHGVVLRDLKLRKFVFVDRERTQLVLENLEDSCVLSGPSDALSDKHGCPAYVGPEILSSKSSYSGKAADVWSLGVVLYTMLVGRYPFQDTEPALLFSKIRRGVFSLPGGLSPKARCLIRCLLRRNPAERLTARETLLHPWLASDVLASTASCTSPSGVRVLEQVVPDAWSQEEEQEDLQRPQGVHC